The Salvia splendens isolate huo1 chromosome 21, SspV2, whole genome shotgun sequence genome includes a window with the following:
- the LOC121784380 gene encoding probable serine/threonine-protein kinase PIX13, which yields CVNTEQSNRIVRSKLRGISSDDACVGSGDTLPTPTLKVYSFGDLKCATRDFRSDMVLGIGDFGTVYKGWVDEKSLQPSKLGTGMMVAIKKLNPQSMQDFDEWQSEVDLFGKLTHPNMVKLLGYCWEDREMLLVYEFMQKGSLENHLFRRSAYTKSLPWDIRLKIAIGAAKGLAFLHASDSNYRDFKASNILLDGNFNAKISDLWLVKLEPSRGNATLQMAIGAANEMAFLNASYSIYRRAGDHPYIHSYILSFCIFS from the exons tgtgTGAATACTGAACAATCAAATCGAATTGTTCGCTCAAAATTGCGTGGGATTTCAAGTGATGATGCGTGCGTTGGTTCAGGAGACACACTGCCCACTCCGACTTTGAAGGTTTACAGTTTTGGTGATTTGAAGTGTGCGACTAGGGATTTTAGGAGTGATATGGTTTTGGGAATAGGAGATTTTGGCACTGTGTATAAGGGATGGGTGGATGAGAAGAGCCTGCAGCCTTCGAAACTAGGGACTGGGATGATGGTTGCAATCAAGAAGTTGAATCCCCAGAGCATGCAGGACTTTGATGAATGGCAG TCAGAAGTGGACCTTTTTGGAAAGTTGACACATCCCAACATGGTTAAGCTCTTGGGATACTGTTGGGAAGATAGAGAAATGCTGCTTGTCTACGAATTTATGCAGAAGGGAAGCCTTGAAAATCATCTTTTTAGAC GAAGTGCTTATACAAAATCATTGCCGTGGGATATAAGACTAAAAATAGCGATAGGAGCTGCAAAGGGACTCGCTTTTCTGCATGCTTCGGACAGCAATTATCGTGACTTTAAGGCCTCAAACATTCTTCTTGACGGG AATTTCAATGCAAAAATATCGGATTTGTGGTTAGTGAAACTGGAGCCTTCTAGAGGGAATGCAACACTCCAAATGGCGATAGGAGCAGCAAATGAAATGGCTTTTCTCAATGCTTCATACAGTATTTATCGAAGAGCGGGTGACCACCCTTATATACATTCCTACATTTTGTCTTTCTGTATATTCTCCTGA
- the LOC121785348 gene encoding probable serine/threonine-protein kinase PIX13: MGNCFGFQAAADPNPSSANSIIPSSTPGTSRDYSNSGGTSREYSNGVGHSATSSSAGLSRFSAAFSDDGRAGSGDILPTPNLKVYSFSDLKNATRSFKSDMVLGVGGFGTVYRGWVDEKSLQPSKQGTGMMVAIKKLNPQSMQGFEEWQSEVNFLGRLTHPNLVKLLGYCWEDKEMLLVYEFMQKGSLENHLFRRNASTEPLPWDIRLKIAIGAAKGLAFLHASDSIYRDFKASNILLDGSFNAKISDFGLVKLGPSGGNSHITTLVMGTYGYAAPEYIATGHLYVKSDVYGYGVVLLELLTGSRALDTQRAQQNLVDWMKPLLSQKRKLKTIMDARLQGQYSSKAAAQAAQLTLRCLEQEPRKRPPMKEVAEVLEQIAAMEKPKVSKSSRSAHSASSSLHHKQSPRSHHSRR; encoded by the exons ATGGGGAATTGCTTTGGATTTCAAGCTGCTGCCGATCCGAACCCTAGCTCTGCCAACTCTATCATACCCTCCTCCACTCCAG GGACTTCTCGAGATTACAGCAATAGTGGAG GGACATCGCGGGAATACAGCAACGGTGTAGGCCATTCTGCAACGAGCAGTAGCGCTGGCCTCAGCCGTTTCTCAGCTGCTTTCAGTGATGATGGGCGTGCGGGTTCTGGAGACATACTGCCCACACCGAATTTGAAGGTTTACAGTTTTAGTGATTTGAAGAATGCGACAAGGAGTTTCAAGTCTGATATGGTTTTGGGAGTAGGGGGTTTTGGCACTGTGTATAGGGGATGGGTGGATGAGAAGAGCCTGCAGCCTTCTAAGCAAGGGACTGGGATGATGGTTGCAATCAAGAAGTTGAATCCTCAGAGCATGCAGGGCTTTGAAGAATGGCAG TCAGAAGTGAACTTTTTGGGAAGGTTGACACATCCCAACTTGGTAAAGCTCTTGGGATACTGTTGGGAAGATAAAGAAATGCTGCTTGTCTATGAATTTATGCAGAAGGGAAGCCTCGAAAATCATCTTTTTAGAC GAAATGCTTCTACAGAACCATTGCCGTGGGATATAAGGCTCAAAATAGCGATAGGAGCAGCAAAGGGGCTGGCTTTTCTGCATGCCTCGGACAGTATCTATCGAGACTTTAAGGCCTCAAACATTCTTCTTGACGgg AGTTTCAATGCAAAAATATCGGATTTTGGGTTGGTGAAACTGGGGCCTTCTGGAGGGAATTCTCATATCACAACCCTGGTGATGGGAACATATGGCTACGCTGCACCCGAATACATTGCAACAG GACATCTATATGTGAAGAGCGACGTGTATGGGTATGGGGTGGTGCTGCTGGAGCTGCTGACAGGCTCGAGAGCCCTTGACACGCAACGGGCACAGCAGAACCTGGTGGATTGGATGAAGCCCCTTCTCTCCCAGAAACGGAAACTGAAAACCATCATGGATGCGCGACTACAAGGCCAGTATTCGTCCAAGGCAGCAGCACAGGCTGCTCAACTCACCCTCAGATGCTTGGAGCAAGAGCCCAGAAAGCGGCCTCCGATGAAGGAGGTGGCTGAGGTCTTGGAACAGATTGCAGCCATGGAAAAACCGAAAGTGTCCAAGAGTAGTAGGTCGGCGCATTCTGCCTCCTCGTCTCTCCACCATAAACAATCCCCCAGATCGCATCACTCGAGAAGATAG